The genomic region GCAGTGGAAGGTTAAGGCTGGAGCGGTTATAGCTGTTTCCCTCGTTAAGGGCGTTGCAAGGGCAATAGGCTTCGACGTTTACACTCCAGAAGGAGCGACCGGCGAATACGACACGGACGAGATGGCTAAAGCCAAAAAGGCAGTCGAGCTTCTCAAGGAGTATGACTTCGTGTTTCTACACTTCAAGCCGACTGATGCAGCTGGCCACGACAACAATCCAAAGCTGAAGGCCGAGATGATTGAGAAAGCCGACAGGATGATAGGCTACATCATTGACCACATCGACCTTGAGGAAACTGTGATAGCGATAACCGGCGACCACTCAACGCCATGCGAGGTTATGAACCACAGTGGCGACCCGGTTCCGCTCCTCATAGCGGGCGGTGGCGTCAGAACCGATTCAACCGAGGCCTTCGGCGAGCGCGAGTGCATGCGCGGTGGTCTCGGCAGGATAAAGGGCCACGACATAGTCCCCATAATGATGGACCTCATGAACCGCTCTGAGAAGTTCGGGGCCTGAATTACGCCCTCGTTCTCTCCCATTTTCTAAGGCTTTCTTCTAAAGCTTGCCTTACTGCCTTTCCGATGTTTATTCCGAGCTTTGTGGCGGTTCCCGCCCACTCTTTGTTCCCCTCAAAAGCAAAGATGCCGATTCCATCGCTCGTCGTTCCGGTAGCGTTGTAACCGAGTTTCAAAAGTGTGTAGGTCTTTGCCTCGGTTGCGGTCATTATCGCGTTGACCATCGCACCGACTGTCAATCCGTCGTTGATAAGAAGGGCTATGTTTATCGTTCCCGGCTTCCAGGGGGGCGGAACCTCGCCGGCTATTGCTGGATTTGTTATTCCAGCGGTGACATAGGCCGTAACTTCCCCGCTTTTTGCTATGGAGAGGACTTTACTTATCTCCGCGGCCGTCATGAAGCCGACAAAGTTTTCAAGGCCGTGTTCCTGCTCAAAGACCAGACAGTCCTTCTTGTAATCTCCGGAGTAGTTCTTGGGAACCTTCAGGAAGAAGAATCCTCTGGCCTCAGTTAAGCCTCCGCGATGAGGGGCGTTGCTCAAAGCGAGCATGGGCTCTTTGAATGCCATTATGAAGTTGCCCATGATTGGGA from Thermococcus sp. harbors:
- a CDS encoding adenosylcobinamide amidohydrolase, with the translated sequence MGNFIMAFKEPMLALSNAPHRGGLTEARGFFFLKVPKNYSGDYKKDCLVFEQEHGLENFVGFMTAAEISKVLSIAKSGEVTAYVTAGITNPAIAGEVPPPWKPGTINIALLINDGLTVGAMVNAIMTATEAKTYTLLKLGYNATGTTSDGIGIFAFEGNKEWAGTATKLGINIGKAVRQALEESLRKWERTRA